From the genome of Triticum aestivum cultivar Chinese Spring chromosome 1A, IWGSC CS RefSeq v2.1, whole genome shotgun sequence:
GTGCCCAAGATACAATTTAATGAGGTAATTGAGTAGTAAAGCTTTAACTTGATGGCCTCAATTTTTGTGTTAAAAATTTGAGGAGATAAGTTTTGAGGGTTCAACTAGGAACCAGGTTTTCTTATCTCCACAAATGTAAGGAATTAAGGTATAAGGGAGCTTTCAAGAGGCTAAATCTTAATTAAATGGCCAGAGATGCCCTTAGCTAGTTACCGCGAAAGTATTTGATAAAAACAAACTTCAGTGGAAATCGATGAAATCAAGTGAAGATCATACGCTCCAAAGAATTGGAAAATAATACGGTGTGCTGGAGAGATGACCTACAAACATATAAAATCTCAGTCTTAGATTCATATTCACTTAGGAGCTATGGATGTTGAATTTGTTTTTTCTAGCTCCAAACTGAAACTGTTTTTGAATTCTTACATGTTTGTGAAGCATGTGACACTATGTTTTTTTCAGAATTTCTAAAACTTTTTAAATACCAGCACAATGCTCGTGTGTTGCTACAAAGCCATAAAAACAAGGAATTGCCACTAGATTAGGAGATCATTAAAAGATGATGGTGTCTTGCGGTTGTTGCATGGTTTACAATTAAAAGGAGCACATTAATATAATAAAAGATCATGTTCTAGTCGGTAAAGAGTCTCGGGTGACCATAGTAGGTCCTTTTCAAGATCTATGGTGAGATACATTTTGAATTTGGAACATAGTATAACGGGTGTTAGTAAGTTGAATGCACAAGATTATAGATTAGGTAGGAGGACAACATCTCTTGCCGCATTGAATTTTAATTTGTTTGTCCTCTTCTGCTATGACATGGAACAGAAAGAATTGGTTGGGCAGAGAAACTAAGATCATGACCATGATTTTGAATCAGATGCATATTTACATTTATAATTTGTGTTTTTGCAAGAATGTTATTCTCACATTAGGGTAACAGTGTATTTGTTTATTTGAGATAGGTCTCGCAACTTGTAAAAGTAACATTTGTTAATTTATGTCTCTTGAAAGGTTGCTAGTCCCTATACGAATTGTGCATTTGTTTATTTATATAGTCCCATGTGTGAACTCATCATTAACTCCAACCTATATAAGTTGAAAAGATATAATTTCACTTAGTTTCATAGGCATCCACAAAAATCTAATTGTCATCAGATATTTTTTCTCAGTAGTCCGCCACGAGAACGAGAATATGAATTCAGGAGCAGCTAACACGTACGTGGCGAAATTCTTGTGGGTTGCGGCTACCATGGGAAAAAGATGGTGTCCGTCCATGCGAGTTCAAAAGCTATGCTCCAACTGTCGACGGAGCTACCACATACTACATGAGGAAAGATGCTGAGGCCGTTGCCACATTTGGGTAGACAGGAGATGCTGCGAGCAAAACAATTCACATGACATGCATGTATGTATTAGTACATCGCTAACAACACGGTTGTTGTCCAAGTGCATGACTTTCCTAACCCACACTCAAAGTGGCAGTTTTGGATCTCGAACATAGTTCTATTGTTGTGTATAAAAATGGGGTTCCCCCCAAAAAGCAGACAAACATTAATTATTAGGATTTTATCGCGGATGAACTAAATTAAGTAGTCTGAAATATCACCATGGAGTACTTGGTAGTATCATATACATATGCAACACAAAATGGAGTTATAATGTTGACGATGCAACTGACGGGTCAAAATCACTATTTTGACCATTTTCGGTAACTTTAGCATGATTTGAACTCTTGCATATTTTATTTTACGATCCGATCTTTTTGGTAACGCCATAAACCATGCCGTTTCTGCCTTACCTACACACGCCAAACCTGCCAATGTTTCTTCCATGAATAGATAGGTGGTCATGAAAGAGCGTTGCTGGAAACGCCAAGGGCCATGACGTTTCTTCTTAGAGCGGAAACGCCATGGCCCATGGGCCATGGCGTTTCTGCCCTGCCACGTAGGACGCTTGGTTGATCATGGTCAAGTAGAAACGCCAAACTTGTCTTTGTTGCGCTATTTAGCAGAAACGCCATGATCCTTGGTGTTTCTAAAGGGGTTAAATCGTGTTAAACTTTTAAACTGGGTTCATTTTGTGCTAAAGTTACCAAAAAATGATCAAAACTGTGATTTTGGCCCAACTGAAGGGGTTGCCTCCGCAATGTTGAGACCCATGTATCAAGGGGCATGCTTGTTGCACATTTGTCAATGGTTCAATTGAAGGTGAGCTTGCTTGTGTCCTCGGCTATGGCTACGACGAACACTCCATGCCCCTTGGAGCCTAACTAGGCGTCCACTTTTGAGGAGTGGTGGTTTTCTCGTTTTCGAGGAGGGCCATTTCATCTTCAAGGTTTGGTTTTGCCTATTATCTTTGTCGATGTATTTTCCTCGAGTTGCAACCATACAATGAGGCTACCTCTACGATGTTGAGACACATGTGTCAGACTTTTAGGAGTTGCGTGTTGAGAGCGTTTGTCGGTATGTTGCTTGTTCTTCTTTCTATAACAAATTTGCAAGGGCTTTTTATCGGCTTTCCACCAATTCGCGGGGCAGTTCTCGGCTTCTTTGTTAATGTATTAGTAAAAAAAAATTGCCTCCGTTATAAAAAATGTTTGCCATGCATACATGTGTAAAGCTAACTTCTTGCGAAGAAATTAACCATAGGGTGTTTTAGTACACTAATAATGTGGGGAGTATAATTGAATTACCATATCCACTATGCTAAAAAGCCATTGGTCTAAAAAGCCTCTTTTTTCCCGGAACCAGAACCCCATGTTCGCCGGCTGGCTCGCCGCCATTGCGCCGCCTATATATACCCCCAACAACCCTCCCCCAATGGCTCATTTCCCCTCCGCCTTCCTCCTCACATCTCCTACTCTCCcccgccttcctcttcttcctccaagTTCTTGCGAACCGTGCGTGCGTGCTCGAGGACGTGGTGATCGCGAGCGCGCGCGTCCAGACTAGTATGGAGCAGAGGAGCCTGCTCGCGTCGGCGGTGGGCATGGGCGTGGGCGTCGGGCTGGGGCTCGCGTCGGCGAGGTGGGCGAAGCCGGCGCACGCGGCCGACGGAGGCtcaggcgccggcgccggcgccgcggaggtggaggcggagctgCGGCGGCTGGTGGTGGACGGCCGCGACAGCGAGGTCACCTTCGACGAGTTCCACCACCGCCACTGCTACCTCAGGTCCGTTCCCTTGCCTTGCTCGCCGTTGCCGGATTCCGATCAAAGCTCTGATTTGGCCGGTCGGTTTGGTGTTTACTGATTCGACCGACGGCTCGACTCTGCCTGCGGCGTTCCCTCGGTTTGATGTTTACTGTAGCTAGTCTGAACTGAACTCTGCTTTCCAGCTTCTTCACCAAAATGTCCCCACCGTTACCGTCCATGTTCTTCCACCAAAAGTAAAAGGCAGTTCGTTGGGTGATTCACACGCATGGTACCGCAGATGTTCAGTTGAGTTGGCTATGAAATCTGAGCAGAGTTTCTTTGTACTCTGCCCTGATCAGTTCAAGTTCAGTTTAGTTTTTTGGAGTAAAATTCAGTTCATGTTCAGTTCAGTTCAGTTGCAAGAATAGTGAGTAATGTTGATGTGTGTGTTGCAGCGAGCAGACCAAGGAGGTGCTCATCAGCGCGGCCTTCGTGCACCTCAAGCAGGCCGACCTGTCCAAGCACATCCGGAACCTCTCCGCCGCCAGCCGCGCCATCCTCCTCTCCGGCCCCACCGGTCAGTCCTCCCTCCGGCCACCATCATCATGGATATGGTTTCTCTCCACCCCTTGCTCTGCTCCATTACTGACGGACTGCTGCTTCATGTATGTTTGCAGAGGCTTACCTGCAGTCGCTTGCCAAGGCTCTGTCGCACTACTACAAGGCCCGGCTGCTGCTCCTCGACGTCACCGACTTCTCGCTCCGGGTCAGCAACCGGAGATCAAACTCCGATACCGCTTGTTTTCACCTTCGCTTCGTCGTCGTTTCTCATGCCGTGATTCTGAACTTTTTTCTTGTTGCTGAATGTTGTTGTGTGCTGCAGATCCAGAGCAAGTATGGGGGCTCCAGCAAGGCCTTGGTGAGTAAAACAACATGCCTGCTTTGCGTGCCAGTGTTGTTGGTTGGGGCATCTTCAGATTTTTATTTGGGCAACTTGGCAAACTGGGTCCCTGATTGGATTCAGCAATAGCAGGCCCACAGCGTGACTGATAACAGAAGAAAAAGATATTGCGATCATTCACTTTTGGCTGCATATACATAGCCGTCGCGTCACTTATTTTAGTCTGATATTCAAGGATTTGTTGTCTAGTTTGTTTCTGTTTTTATGTGCTCTGAATTTACATGCTTCATTTTTCGACAACCTGAAAACATGCTTGTGTTGTGCAGGTTCAGAACCAGTCCGCGTCCGAGACGACGTTTGGGCGGGTGTCCGATTTCATTGGATCTTTCGCAATGTTTCCAAAGAAGGATGAGCCTAGAGGTACCAGAGCTTTACAATTCaacctattttattttattttttgcaacagCACATACAGTGTACTGTCTTTGATATGCTTTCTCGTTTTGATCAAGAAAAAAGGGGTTTTCGACATTTGTTTACTCTTCAATATGTAACTTTAGAGTACATACAATTCcacctatttattttctttttgcaAGAATACATACAGTGTACGTAAAACTAGCTGTTATGTGTGCTTTCTGTAGCCCCTTTTTCCACCAACCAAGTTTCGAAAAACAAAAAATCATGGAAACCTTATTCTAAGTATAGTTCAGTTTGGTTGCTCAATATTTTGAGATTTTGACTTGTTCCTGTCCTTCTGTGGATGAAACCCTTATGCAGAATCATTGCGTCGTCAGACAAGCAGTGCAGATTCGAGAGCTAGGTAAATCTACACTTGCCAGTTTATTTGTTGAATATGGAGATTAAATATGTACTGTTATCTGATCTATTTGTACCCACTGTTCCTTTTCTTCAGAGGCTCTGATGTTGCTAGCAATGACCCTTTACTCCGGAAAAATGCTTCTATGCCATCTGATATGAGCGACGTAGCATCACAATGTTCTGTGCATTCAGGTGAACATCTTTGTTGAAGTTTTCTTTACTGTAGTTATTAGCGATTTTGATTCGAGTATGCAGAATTTATTGTAGATGTCCCATACATAACAGTTACTAGTGTCCAGTACATTCAAGCTGCATGACACCCACGTTTTCAGGTTAAATTATGTACATGAGTTTGTACTAGTTCATGAAAATGAAGTGCTGGCATACAAATGGCATCTCAACTACAATGGCTTCTGTGTGTTTCTAATGCTTTTAATTTAGACAGGCTCTTCATCTTTTTGCACATGTGAAGTAGAACAAGAGAATCACATCATCCTTACGGCTGTTAACCTTTTATGTTCATACGATTTCAGCTAGGCGAGCCAGTAGCTGGTCTTTCGATGAGAAAGTTCTGATACAGTCACTTTACAAGGTAATTATGCTTCCTTGACTGAACCTGACTGGCTCCGTTTATCCATCATCTGCTTACCATGTAACCACTTTTACAGGTCATGATTTCTGTGGCTGAAAGCGATCCCATTATTCTTTACATAAGGGATGTTGACCACTTCCTTCACAGATCGCAGAGAATTTACTCCATGTTCCAGAAAATGTTAGCCAAGTTATCCGGGCAAGTGCTGATACTAGGATCCCGGTTACTTAACTCTGACGCTGAGTACAGCGATGTGGACGACAGAGTTAGTACCCTGTTTCCATATCATGTTGACATTAAACCCCCACAGGAAGAAATCCATCTCAATGGTTGGAAGACTCAAATGGAAGAAGACGCAAGGAAAATTCAGATTCAGGACAACAGAAACCACATTGTGGAGGTGCTCTCGGCAAACGATCTAGACTGCGATGATTTGAGCTCAATCTGCCAAGCGGATACTATGGTTCTAAGCAACTACATCGAGGAAATTATCGTGTCGGCAGTTTCTTACCATTTGGTTCATACCAATGATCCTGAATACAAAAATGGGAAGCTCCTTTTGTCTTCCAAAAGGTTCGACAATTTATCTTAATGTCAGTTTTAATTAGCTTTGTTCTGGTTTTCTTAACAAAATGTTACTCTGCAGTTTGTCCCATGGGCTAAGCATTTTTCAAGAAACTGGCCTTGGTGGGAAAGACACGCTGAAACTCGAAGCAAACGAGGTATTTATGATGTAGTACATATGCTTAAAATAGTGTGCCAGTTTACCTACCAGGCTAACTTGAATGCTACTGTTTGCAAAGGATGGTCTGAAAGGTGCACCTGGATCTAAGAAACCTGAGAATGATAAATCGCCGGGTAAAGATGGCGACGCCCCGCCACAAAAACCAGTAAGTTCTATTCAGTTTGCTTGTGCCTTTCGTTCTGCTACATATTTGCAAAAGGACAGGGTAGGGAAAGACCGGTGACCGATCCCATTTTATTTAAAACAAGACCAGAGTCACTCACTACACGTTACAGAAATTAGGGTACACCTCTTTTTACTGTCATGCTGAAGTATCTTGTTTGGTACTAGTTTACTGAATGTCAATCAAAGCAAAacatggtactccctctgtaaagaaatataagagcgtttaggtcactactttagtgatctaaacactcttatatttctttacgaaggtAGTAGTTCTTCTTTGGAAGCATTGGCAGAAGTTCTTATCCTTGATGCTTTCTTGTCTGAGCAGGAAATACCCGACAATGAGTTTGAAAAGCGTATCAGACCAGAGGTTATACCACCAAGTGAGCTAGGAGTGACATTTGATGACATTGGAGCCCTGGCTGATATCAAAGAGTCGCTTCAGGA
Proteins encoded in this window:
- the LOC123069789 gene encoding uncharacterized AAA domain-containing protein C16E9.10c, whose translation is MEQRSLLASAVGMGVGVGLGLASARWAKPAHAADGGSGAGAGAAEVEAELRRLVVDGRDSEVTFDEFHHRHCYLSEQTKEVLISAAFVHLKQADLSKHIRNLSAASRAILLSGPTEAYLQSLAKALSHYYKARLLLLDVTDFSLRIQSKYGGSSKALVQNQSASETTFGRVSDFIGSFAMFPKKDEPRESLRRQTSSADSRARGSDVASNDPLLRKNASMPSDMSDVASQCSVHSARRASSWSFDEKVLIQSLYKVMISVAESDPIILYIRDVDHFLHRSQRIYSMFQKMLAKLSGQVLILGSRLLNSDAEYSDVDDRVSTLFPYHVDIKPPQEEIHLNGWKTQMEEDARKIQIQDNRNHIVEVLSANDLDCDDLSSICQADTMVLSNYIEEIIVSAVSYHLVHTNDPEYKNGKLLLSSKSLSHGLSIFQETGLGGKDTLKLEANEDGLKGAPGSKKPENDKSPGKDGDAPPQKPEIPDNEFEKRIRPEVIPPSELGVTFDDIGALADIKESLQELVMLPLRRPDLFKGGGLLKPCRGILLFGPPGTGKTMLAKAIANDAGASFINVSMSTITSKWFGEDEKNVRALFSLAAKVAPTIIFVDEVDSMLGQRARCGEHEAMRKIKNEFMSHWDGILSKSGERILVLAATNRPFDLDEAIIRRFERRIMVGLPTQDSRELILRTVLSKEKVDKDIEYKELATMTEGYSGSDLKNLCVTAAYRPVRELLKKERLKEMERRKTEAKQKTAAAAEDSDKAESKKVSSENKDSSEKVDSDGKEGDSESKVDASEAKAEGDKEAVVDLRPLTMEDLRQAKNQVAASFAAEGAVMNELKQWNDLYGEGGSRKKEQLTYFL